The sequence AACGCCGTCGACCACCCGTTCGGTGGCGGCGGCCGACAGCACCCCGGCAAACCCAAGTCCGTCTCGCGGGACGCCCCGCCGGGACGGAAGGTGGGTGACATCTCCTCGCGTCGTACCGGCCGAGGTGGAAACAAATGAGTCAGGAGTACCGAACCGGCCGCGAAGGTGAGTTCACCTACCGCGGTCACACGCTCGAGGAGCTGCAGGCGATGGAGCTCGAGGAAGTTGCGGAACTGCTCCCCGCTCGCCAGCGGCGAAGTATCGAACGCGGTCTCTCCGTCGAGAAGCAGAAGCTGCTCGAGGAGGCCCGCGAGAAAGAAGAGGAAGAGACGGCGAACGCGCCGATCCGAACGCACCTGCGGGATATGCCGATCCTGCCGGAGTTCGTCGGGCTGACCTTCGAGGTCTACACCGGCCAGGCGTTCGAGCGCGTCCGCGTCGAACCCGAGATGATCGGACACTATCTCGGCGAGTTCCAGCTGACCCGCACGTCCGTCGAGCACGGACAGGCCGGGATCGGCGCGACTCGATCCTCGAAGTTCGTCCCACTGAAGTGATCATCGTATGGGAATCAACTACTCAGTCGACGCGGACCCGGACAAGACCGCGAAAGCGATGCTCCGGGAGCGTCACATGAGCAACAAGCACAGCAAGGAGGTCGCTCGCGCGATCAAGGGTCGCACCGTCGAGGAGGCCCAGGAGTATCTCCAAAGCGTCATCGACGAAGAGCAGTCGGTTCCGTTCAAGTCCCACAACGCCGGTGCCGGTCACCGATCGGACATCGACGGCTGGGACGCCGGCAAGTACCCCGAGAAGGTCTCGGGGGAGTTCCTCGACCTGCTCGAGAACGTCGAGGCCAACGCCGACCACCAGGGATTCGACGGCGCCTCGATGGAGATCGTCCACGTCGCCGCCCACAAGGTCGGCGAGTCCGTCGGCCGCAAGCCCCGCGCGATGGGGCGGGCGTCCTCGTGGAACACGCCGGAGGTCGACGTCGAGATCGTGGTCAGCGAGCAACCAGAGGACGAAGAAGGTGATAGTTAATGGCTGACGAACAACAGTTCATCGAAAACGGCCTGCAGCGGTCTCAGATCGATGAGTTCTTCCAGGAAGAGCTCGGCCGCGCAGGCTACGGTGGCATGGACGTCGCCAAGACGCCGATGGGAACCCAGATCGTCCTCAAGGCCGAGAAGCCCGGGATGGTCATCGGCAAGGGCGGCGAGAACATCCGGAAGGTCACGACGGCCCTCGAGGAGAAGTTCAACCTCGAGGACCCCCAGATCGACGTCCAGGAGGTCGAGGAACCCGACCTCAACGCGCGGATCGTCGCGGACCGACTGGCCAACGCGCTCGAGCGCGGCTGGTACTTCCGCAAGGCCGGTCACACGACGATCGACCGGATCATGGAAGCCGGCGCGCTCGGCGCCGAGATCGTCCTCTCCGGGAAGGTCACCGGCGCCCGATCGCGTGTCGAGAAGTTTAACCGCGGCTACATCAAGCACAACGGTGAGCCCGCCGAAGAGGTCGTCGACCACGGCCAGGGCGTCGCGGTGATGAAACTCGGCACCATCGGTGTCGACGTCAAGATCATCCCGCCGGGAGCCGAACTCCCCGACGACTTCGAGATCCACGAAGAGATGGACCCCGAGGAACTCGTCCCCGATGCCGTCGAGGCCAACGAGGCCGAGGGCGTCGAGGAACTCCTCGAGGGCGAACCCGAGGAAGCCGAAGCCAGCGCCGAAGGCGACGAGGCCTCGGCCGACGACGCCGTCGAGACCGAATCCGAGATCGACGAGGAGTCCGTCGAGGAAGTCATCGAGGAGGAGGTCGCCGGCGAGGACGAGGAAGACGTCGAAATCCCCGACGAGTCCCCGATCGAGGAGGATCTGGACGAACTCGAGGAAGACGTCGAAGCCGAGGCTGAAGAACTCGTCGCCGAGATGGACGAGGAAGCCGACGCTGATGCCGACGCGGACGAAGACGAGGGAGGTGACGCCTGATGGCGATCCTCCACGTCGACGAGATCCGCGACATGACGCCCGCCGAACGGCAGGAGGAGCTCGAGGAACTCGAGACCGAACTGCTGAACCAGAAGTCCGTCCTCGCCGCCGGTGGCGCCCCGGAGAACCCGGGTCGCATCGGCGAGCTCGGCCGCACCATCGCGCGGATCAAGACGATCCAGCGCGAGGAAGGCGACCTGGACGAAGACGACGAATAACACACAGATGCCACTGACACCCGAGACGCTGCCGCGACACGAGCTCAACGGACTTCCCGTTCGCGTCGTCGAGAGCGACGACGCCTCCCGGGAGGGCCTCGAGGGGCGAGTCGTCATCGAGACGACCAACACCCTCTCCGTAGAGGTTCGTGAGAACGGCGAGTCTCGGGTGGTGATGGTACTGAAATCGGGCTCGACGTTCGAGTTCGCGATCACAGATGACGCCGCCGACCTCGAGAAGGGGTCGGGGACCGCGTCCAAACTGGCCGACACTCAACCCGCTGGGACGGAGCAATCCGCACCGGTGGACCGAGCTGGCGGCGATGCTGCCAGCTGTCGTGGTGACGATCCCTCGCGGGATCGCCGCCACGCTGCCGGCGAGGGCGTGGCCTACGTTACGGTCGATGGATCGCGGCTGCTCTCACGACCCGCCCGACGCACGGAAACGAATGGTGACTCACCATGGCAATAGGACTAGACGTTGAAACCCCTCCGGAACCAGAGAACCCGGAGGAATACGACTACGAGAAGTGTCCGTTCTACGGCGAACTTCCCGTTCGAGGGCAGATCCTCGAGGGAACCGTCGTCTCGACGGACATGGACAAGACCGTAGTCGTCGAACGAGAGTACGACGTAGCGGTTCCGAAGTACGACCGCTACATGAAGCGACGCTCGCGCATCCCGGCTCACGTGCCGGGCGTGCTCGAGCCGCTCTCGGTCGGTGACACGGTCAAGATCGCAGAGACCCGACCACTGTCGAAGACCAAATCGCACGTGGTCGTCGAAGTAACCCAAGAAGCGACCGCGGAGGACGTCGCCGACCTCACCGGCCAGGCCGAACCTGAGCCGGAGCTGTCGACCGAGGACTTCGCGGGCGAAGACGAGGGTGATCAGTGATGGAGGCGATGAAAGCCGACGTCACTCAGGGACTCAAGAAGGGATCCCTGATCACGTGTGCCGACAACACTGGCGCGCGCGAACTGAAGGTCATCAGCGTCTCGGGCTACCACGGCACCAAGAACCGCCAGCCGAAGGCGGGACTCGGTGACAAGGTGACCGTCTCGGTCACGAAGGGTACCCCCGAGATGCGCCGCCAGGTCCTCGAGGCAGTTATCGTCCGCCAGCGGAAGTCGATCCGCCGGCCCGACGGCACCCGCCTCAAGTTCGAGGACAACGCGGCCGTCATCATCGACGAGAACGAGGAGCCCCGCGGGACGGAGATCAAGGGGCCGATCGCCCGCGAAGTCGCAGAGCGCTTCGGAGCAATCGCCTCTACCGCGACGATGATCGTATAGATATGAGCGAACAACCATCCAAACAGCGAAATCAGACGGAGCGTGCACCGCTGCACAAGCGACAGAAGCAGCTTCACGCGACGCTGTCCGACGAGCTCCGAGAGGAGTACGACACCCGTCGAACCCGCGTCAATGCGGGCGACACGGTCGAGGTCATGCGCGGCGACCACGCCGGCGACGAAGGCGAGGTTCTGCGCGCGATCCTCGAGGACGGAACGATTCACGTCGAAGACGTGACGGTCGAGACGGCCGACGGCGAAGAGGTGCCGCGACCGCTCGACCCGTCGAACGTCCGTATCACGGAGCTCGACCTCGAGGACGAGCGTCGCGAGGCACGCCTCGAAGGTGATAGCGAATGACGAAACACCAGAAACGACTGTCCGTACCGAAGTCCTGGCCGGTCGAACGCAAGACCGAGACGTTCACGGTCAAGGCCGGCGCCGGTCCGCACGGCGAAGAGGGTGTCCCCCTCGTCGTCCTGCTGCGGGACGTCCTCGGCTACGTCGACTCGAAGAAGGAAGCGCGATACGCCCTGAGCGAGGACGCGATCCTCGTCAACGGGGTGCCGATCAACGACGAGAAGCGACCGATCGGCATCTTCGACATCGTCGCGTTCCCCGGTCGAGAGGAGTACTTCCGCGTCTTCCCCGACGAAGGCGGTCGGCTCGCGCTGACCGAAATTGACGAGGACGCCGCCGGCAGCCGCCTCGGCAAGATCGAGGGCAAGCAGCAGGTCCCCGGCGGGGACACGCAGCTGACCCTCCACGACGGCACGAACGTCCTCGTCGAGGACGGCAGCGAGTACGACACGACCGACTCGATCGTCGTCGACAACGACGACAAATCGATCGTCGCCCACTTCCCGTTCGAGGAGGGCGCGCTCGTGACGGCCGTCCGTGGCAACCACGGCGGCAAGATCGGCGAGATCGACGCGATCGACATCACGCCTGGCAGCGGTCCGAACACCGTCGGCGTCTCCACGGACGACGACGGGTTCGAGACGATTCAGGAGTACATCGTCGTGATCGACGAGAACTTCACAGGTGATGACGAATGAGCGAAGCTGACGCCGGTGACTTCCACGAGATGCGCGAACCGCGCGTCGAGAAGGTCGTCGTCCACATGGGCGTCGGTCAGGGTGGTCGCGAACTCGGCAAGGCCGAGGACATCATCGAAGAGGTCACGAGTCAGGAGAGCGTCCGGACCCAGGCGAAACGGACCGAACCCGACTTCGGCATTCGCCAGGGCGACCCGATCGGCACGAAGGTTACCCTTCGCGACGACGACGCCTACGACTTCCTCGAGACGGCACTGCCGCTGTCGAACATCTCGGCCAAACAGTTCGACGACACGGGCAACTTCAGCTTCGGCGTCGAGGAACACACCGAGTTCCCGAGCCAGGAGTACGACCCGAACGTCGGGATCTACGGGCTGGACGTCACCGTCAACATGGTGCGCCCGGGCTACCGCGTCTCCAAGCGCGACAAAGCCACCCGCTCGATTCCGTCGCGACACCGACTGACCCCCGAGGACGCAATCGCGTTCCTCGAGGCGAACTTCGACGTGACCGTCGAGGAGGCAGACGATGAGTGAAAGCGAAACCGAAAGCGACGTAGAAAACGAGCGCACGGGCGAGCACGCCGCAAAACGCACCGGGCAGGAAGAGGCCTGCCAGCGCTGTGGCCGTAAGCAGGGGTTAGTCGGCAAGTACGACATCAACCTCTGTCGGCAGTGCTTCCGTGAGATCGCTCGCGACATGGGATTCAAGAAGTATCGATAACATGACTGGAAACGATCCACTCAGTAACGCGCTCTCGGGGCTCGACAACGCCGAGAGCGTGGGACATCTCACCCACGAGGTAACGCCCGCCTCGAACGAGATCGGCAGCGTGCTCGAGGTCTTCTACGACCGCGGGTACATCGACGGCTTCGAGTACGTCGACGACGGCAAAGCCGGTCAGTTCGAGATCGAACTGAAAGGAGCGATCAACGAGTGTGGCCCCGTCAAGCCCCGCTACAGCGTCGGTGCCGAGGACTTCGAGAAGTGGGAGAAGCGCTATCTCCCCGCTCGAGACTTCGGTGCGCTCGTCGTTACGACGAGCAGTGGCATCATGAGCCACTACGAGGCGCGTGAGCAGGGAATCGGCGGCCAGGTGATCGCATACGTCTACTAACAATGCGAGTTGAACTGGAAACCCCTGACAACGTAACCGTCGAGATCGACCACCTCGACGTAACCGTCGAGGGACCGGAGGGGAGCGTCACGCGACGCCTCTGGTACCCCGACGTGAGCGTCGACGTCGAAGGCGACACCGTGGTAATCGAAAGCGAGTCCGAGGACGCGAAGACCAACGCGACCGTCGGTACCTTCGAGAGCCACCTCACCAACGCCTTCCACGGCGTGACCGAGGGCTGGGAGTACAAGATGGAAGTCTTCTACTCTCACTTCCCGATGCAGGTCCGCGTGGAGGACGACGAGGTCGTCATCGAGAACTTCCTCGGCGAAAAGGCAGCGCGACGAACGACTATCCACGGTGACACCGACGTCTCCGTCGACGACGAGGCGCTGACGCTCTCCGGTCCGAACAAGGAGGACGTCGGCCAGACGGCGGCGGACATCGAGCAGCTGACGCGCGTCAGCGGCAAGGACACCCGCGTCTTCCAGGACGGGGTCTACATCACCGAGAAGCCCGCGACCGGAGGTGCCTGATAGATGGCAGACGAAGAACCACAGGAACTCGAGGACATCAGCGGCGTCGGCGCGAGCAAGGCCGACGCGCTGCGCGATGCCGGTTTCGAGTCCATCGAGGACGTCAAAGAGGCCGACCAGGACGACCTGGCCGAGGCCGAGGGCATCGGGAACGCACTCGCCGCGCGTATCAAGGCCGACGTCGGTGACCTCGAGGTCACCGAGGAGACTGAGGCCGAGATCGAAGACGAGGGCGCCGAGGAAGAAGAGCCGGAGGAGGACGTCGAAACGGAGCTTCAGCCCCGCGGGCTGACCGAGAAGACGCCCGATCTCTCCGAGGAAGAACAGCGGCTGCTCAACCGCCGCAAGAGCGAGGGCAAGCCGCAGTTTAACCGACAGGACTACCACAAGAAAAAGCGGACGCCCGAATCCTGGCGCCGACCCCGCGGCACGCTGTCCAAGCAACGCCGCGGCATCAAGGGCAAGGGCCCGAAGGTCCAGGCCGGCTACCGCACGCCGAAGTCCGTTCGGGGCAAACACCCCAGCGGCTTCGAGGAAGTCTACGTCGAGAACACGGACGACCTCGAGGGCGTCGACGGCGACACCGAAGCGGTTCGGATCGCCTCTTCTGTCGGCGCGCGCAAGCGCGAACGGATCGAAGAACAGGCCGAGGAGCAGGGCGTTCGCGTCCTGAACCCGACCTACGAGGAAGTCGAGGTGGAATCCAATGACTGATCTCTCCGCACAGAAGCGACTCGCAGCCGACGTCCTGGACGTCGGAGAGAACCGCGTCTGGCTCGACCCCGAAGCCCAGAGCGATATCGCCGAAGCGATCACTCGCGACGAGATCCGCGAACTCGTCGACGAGGGTCGCATTCAGGCCGACGACGCGAAGGGCAACTCCCGCGGCCGCGCTCGAGAGCGCAACAAGAAGCGCGCCTACGGCCACCGCAAGGGCCCGGGCAAGCGCCGCGGCAAGAAGGGCGCCCGCCAGAACGAGAAAGAAGAGTGGCAGGACAAGATTCGCGCACAGCGACGGAAGCTGCGTGACCTCCGCGACAAGGGCGAAATCACGCCCACGCAATACCGCGAGCTCTACAAGAAGGCTGGCGGCGGAGAGTTCCGTAGCGTCCGGTACCTGATGAACTACATCGACGACAACTACGGTGACCAATAATGGCGACAGGACCACGATACAAAGTTCCGATGCGGCGTCGCCGTGAGGTCCGGACGGACTACCATCAGAGGTTGCGCCTGCTGAAATCGGGCAAACCGCGCCTCGTCGCTCGCAAGAGCAACAAGCACACTACGGCGCAGCTGATAACCCCCGGACCACAGGGCGACGAGACGCTCGCGAGCGCACACTCGAGCGATCTCGAGGAGTACGGCTGGGAAGCCCCCACGAGTAACATTTCCGCGGCATACCTGACCGGCCTGCTGGCCGGCCAGCGAGCCGTCGAGGCCGGCGTCGAGGAAGCGGTACTCGACATCGGTCTCAACACCGCGACGCCCGGCAACAAGGTGTTCGCGGTGCAGGAGGGGGCCATCGACGCCGGCCTCGAGATCCCGCACAACGACAGCGTGCTCGCAGACTGGTCGCGTACCCGCGGCGAACACATCGCCGAGTACGCCGAGCAGCGAGACGAGCCGCTTTACGGCGGTGACTTCGACGCAACGGATCTACCAGAACACTTCGACGAGGTACGAGAGGCGATCCTCGAATGAGCGCAAACGACTACAACGACGACGGATGGCAGCCGGTCACCCGTCTCGGCCGGATGGTCCAGGAGGGCGACATCGACACGATGGACGCCGCCCTCGAGTCGGGCCTCCCGCTGAAGGAGCCCGAGATCGTCGACCAGCTCCTCCCGGGACTGGACGACGAAGTGCTGGACATCAACATGGTCCAGCGCATGACCGACTCCGGACGCCGCGTGAAGTTCCGATGTGTCGTCGTCGTGGGCAACCGCGACGGCTACGTCGGCTACGCGGAAGGCCGAGACGATCAGGTCGGCTCCGCCATTCAGAAGGCGATCGGTATCGCGAAGCTGAACATGATCAAGGTTCCCCGCGGCTCCGGGTCGTGGGAGGACCGTTCGGACCGACCACACTCGCTGACCCGACGGACGACCGGCAAGGCCGGCTCCGTCGAAGTCGAGGTCATCCCCGCCCCCGAAGGGCTGGGGCTGGCCGCCAGCGACACGGTTCGACACGTCCTCGAGCTGGCCGGCATCGAGAACGCCTGGACCAAGAGCCACGGCAACACTCGAACGACGGTCAACCTCGCGAAAGCGACGTTCAACGCGCTCGAGAACGCGTCCCAGTCGCGTCACCCGCGACGGCGACCGAACCGAGAGGAAGCCGAGGTGAGTGAGTAATGAAGGCTGTTGTGCAGGTACGCGGTGAGGTGAACCGCCACGAAGACGTCGAAGACACGCTGCAGATGCTCAACATCCACAGCGTCAACCACTGTGCGCTCGTCCCCGAGACCGACACCTACACGGGGATGGTCCACAAGGTCAACGACTACGTCGCCCACGGCGAACCCGACACCGAGGTGCTCGAGACCGTGCTCGAAAAGCGCGCCGAGCCCCTCGAGGGCAAGCAGTCCGACGTCGACGAGGAGTGGCTGGCCGAGAACGCCGACTACGACGACTTCGGTGCGCTCGCCGAGGCGCTGCTCGCCGAGGAGACGACGCTGCGCGAGCAGGGACTGTCGCCGACGCTGCGACTCCACCCCCCGCGTGGGGGCCACGAGGGCATCAAAAAACCGACGGCTGAGGGCGGTCAACTCGGAAAGCATACAACGGGGCAGATTAACGACCTGCTAGAATCGATGCGATAACCATGACGAGTAAAAAACGACGCCAACGCGGATCGCGCACCCACAGCG comes from Haloterrigena salifodinae and encodes:
- the rpmC gene encoding 50S ribosomal protein L29, with protein sequence MAILHVDEIRDMTPAERQEELEELETELLNQKSVLAAGGAPENPGRIGELGRTIARIKTIQREEGDLDEDDE
- a CDS encoding 30S ribosomal protein S19 translates to MSQEYRTGREGEFTYRGHTLEELQAMELEEVAELLPARQRRSIERGLSVEKQKLLEEAREKEEEETANAPIRTHLRDMPILPEFVGLTFEVYTGQAFERVRVEPEMIGHYLGEFQLTRTSVEHGQAGIGATRSSKFVPLK
- a CDS encoding 30S ribosomal protein S8, which codes for MTGNDPLSNALSGLDNAESVGHLTHEVTPASNEIGSVLEVFYDRGYIDGFEYVDDGKAGQFEIELKGAINECGPVKPRYSVGAEDFEKWEKRYLPARDFGALVVTTSSGIMSHYEAREQGIGGQVIAYVY
- a CDS encoding 50S ribosomal protein L18 codes for the protein MATGPRYKVPMRRRREVRTDYHQRLRLLKSGKPRLVARKSNKHTTAQLITPGPQGDETLASAHSSDLEEYGWEAPTSNISAAYLTGLLAGQRAVEAGVEEAVLDIGLNTATPGNKVFAVQEGAIDAGLEIPHNDSVLADWSRTRGEHIAEYAEQRDEPLYGGDFDATDLPEHFDEVREAILE
- a CDS encoding ribonuclease P protein component 1; this encodes MPLTPETLPRHELNGLPVRVVESDDASREGLEGRVVIETTNTLSVEVRENGESRVVMVLKSGSTFEFAITDDAADLEKGSGTASKLADTQPAGTEQSAPVDRAGGDAASCRGDDPSRDRRHAAGEGVAYVTVDGSRLLSRPARRTETNGDSPWQ
- a CDS encoding 50S ribosomal protein L19e codes for the protein MTDLSAQKRLAADVLDVGENRVWLDPEAQSDIAEAITRDEIRELVDEGRIQADDAKGNSRGRARERNKKRAYGHRKGPGKRRGKKGARQNEKEEWQDKIRAQRRKLRDLRDKGEITPTQYRELYKKAGGGEFRSVRYLMNYIDDNYGDQ
- a CDS encoding 50S ribosomal protein L5, which produces MSEADAGDFHEMREPRVEKVVVHMGVGQGGRELGKAEDIIEEVTSQESVRTQAKRTEPDFGIRQGDPIGTKVTLRDDDAYDFLETALPLSNISAKQFDDTGNFSFGVEEHTEFPSQEYDPNVGIYGLDVTVNMVRPGYRVSKRDKATRSIPSRHRLTPEDAIAFLEANFDVTVEEADDE
- a CDS encoding 30S ribosomal protein S17 — its product is MAIGLDVETPPEPENPEEYDYEKCPFYGELPVRGQILEGTVVSTDMDKTVVVEREYDVAVPKYDRYMKRRSRIPAHVPGVLEPLSVGDTVKIAETRPLSKTKSHVVVEVTQEATAEDVADLTGQAEPEPELSTEDFAGEDEGDQ
- the rplX gene encoding 50S ribosomal protein L24; this translates as MSEQPSKQRNQTERAPLHKRQKQLHATLSDELREEYDTRRTRVNAGDTVEVMRGDHAGDEGEVLRAILEDGTIHVEDVTVETADGEEVPRPLDPSNVRITELDLEDERREARLEGDSE
- a CDS encoding 50S ribosomal protein L6, whose amino-acid sequence is MRVELETPDNVTVEIDHLDVTVEGPEGSVTRRLWYPDVSVDVEGDTVVIESESEDAKTNATVGTFESHLTNAFHGVTEGWEYKMEVFYSHFPMQVRVEDDEVVIENFLGEKAARRTTIHGDTDVSVDDEALTLSGPNKEDVGQTAADIEQLTRVSGKDTRVFQDGVYITEKPATGGA
- a CDS encoding 50S ribosomal protein L14, with product MEAMKADVTQGLKKGSLITCADNTGARELKVISVSGYHGTKNRQPKAGLGDKVTVSVTKGTPEMRRQVLEAVIVRQRKSIRRPDGTRLKFEDNAAVIIDENEEPRGTEIKGPIAREVAERFGAIASTATMIV
- a CDS encoding 30S ribosomal protein S14; this translates as MSESETESDVENERTGEHAAKRTGQEEACQRCGRKQGLVGKYDINLCRQCFREIARDMGFKKYR
- a CDS encoding 30S ribosomal protein S4e, with translation MTKHQKRLSVPKSWPVERKTETFTVKAGAGPHGEEGVPLVVLLRDVLGYVDSKKEARYALSEDAILVNGVPINDEKRPIGIFDIVAFPGREEYFRVFPDEGGRLALTEIDEDAAGSRLGKIEGKQQVPGGDTQLTLHDGTNVLVEDGSEYDTTDSIVVDNDDKSIVAHFPFEEGALVTAVRGNHGGKIGEIDAIDITPGSGPNTVGVSTDDDGFETIQEYIVVIDENFTGDDE
- a CDS encoding 30S ribosomal protein S3, producing the protein MADEQQFIENGLQRSQIDEFFQEELGRAGYGGMDVAKTPMGTQIVLKAEKPGMVIGKGGENIRKVTTALEEKFNLEDPQIDVQEVEEPDLNARIVADRLANALERGWYFRKAGHTTIDRIMEAGALGAEIVLSGKVTGARSRVEKFNRGYIKHNGEPAEEVVDHGQGVAVMKLGTIGVDVKIIPPGAELPDDFEIHEEMDPEELVPDAVEANEAEGVEELLEGEPEEAEASAEGDEASADDAVETESEIDEESVEEVIEEEVAGEDEEDVEIPDESPIEEDLDELEEDVEAEAEELVAEMDEEADADADADEDEGGDA
- a CDS encoding 30S ribosomal protein S5, translating into MSANDYNDDGWQPVTRLGRMVQEGDIDTMDAALESGLPLKEPEIVDQLLPGLDDEVLDINMVQRMTDSGRRVKFRCVVVVGNRDGYVGYAEGRDDQVGSAIQKAIGIAKLNMIKVPRGSGSWEDRSDRPHSLTRRTTGKAGSVEVEVIPAPEGLGLAASDTVRHVLELAGIENAWTKSHGNTRTTVNLAKATFNALENASQSRHPRRRPNREEAEVSE
- a CDS encoding 50S ribosomal protein L30, giving the protein MKAVVQVRGEVNRHEDVEDTLQMLNIHSVNHCALVPETDTYTGMVHKVNDYVAHGEPDTEVLETVLEKRAEPLEGKQSDVDEEWLAENADYDDFGALAEALLAEETTLREQGLSPTLRLHPPRGGHEGIKKPTAEGGQLGKHTTGQINDLLESMR
- a CDS encoding 50S ribosomal protein L22, whose translation is MGINYSVDADPDKTAKAMLRERHMSNKHSKEVARAIKGRTVEEAQEYLQSVIDEEQSVPFKSHNAGAGHRSDIDGWDAGKYPEKVSGEFLDLLENVEANADHQGFDGASMEIVHVAAHKVGESVGRKPRAMGRASSWNTPEVDVEIVVSEQPEDEEGDS
- a CDS encoding 50S ribosomal protein L32e — protein: MADEEPQELEDISGVGASKADALRDAGFESIEDVKEADQDDLAEAEGIGNALAARIKADVGDLEVTEETEAEIEDEGAEEEEPEEDVETELQPRGLTEKTPDLSEEEQRLLNRRKSEGKPQFNRQDYHKKKRTPESWRRPRGTLSKQRRGIKGKGPKVQAGYRTPKSVRGKHPSGFEEVYVENTDDLEGVDGDTEAVRIASSVGARKRERIEEQAEEQGVRVLNPTYEEVEVESND